The following proteins are encoded in a genomic region of Haloarcula marina:
- a CDS encoding MBL fold metallo-hydrolase has translation MEVHNVTADAATFTCNAYLALGERTTLVDAGAMDGVVDVIREHTDSLDAVVLTHQHGDHVEQLDAVLDAFDAPLYAYGEHSRRDHAIDDGDDLLVGDETCEVVYTPGHAEDHVSLVSEKSLFSGDVVVHDDGAFDDGSFGRTDYPGQSRDRLIESVQRLLERMGDGVEHMYSGHGSVFHGDVRDVVERALERAERREPKYPDE, from the coding sequence ATGGAGGTCCACAACGTCACCGCCGACGCAGCGACGTTCACCTGCAACGCCTACCTCGCACTCGGCGAGCGAACCACGCTGGTCGACGCGGGCGCGATGGACGGCGTCGTCGACGTGATTCGGGAGCACACCGACTCGCTAGACGCCGTCGTCCTCACCCACCAGCACGGCGACCACGTCGAGCAACTGGACGCCGTCCTCGACGCGTTCGACGCGCCGCTGTACGCCTACGGCGAGCATTCGCGCCGGGACCACGCTATCGACGACGGCGACGACCTGTTGGTCGGCGACGAGACCTGTGAGGTCGTCTACACGCCCGGCCACGCCGAGGACCACGTCTCGCTGGTCTCCGAGAAGTCGCTCTTTTCTGGCGACGTGGTGGTCCACGACGACGGCGCGTTCGACGACGGGTCGTTCGGCCGCACGGACTACCCCGGCCAGTCCCGCGACCGACTCATCGAGAGCGTGCAGCGGCTACTGGAACGGATGGGCGACGGCGTCGAACACATGTACTCGGGCCACGGGAGCGTCTTCCACGGCGACGTGCGCGACGTCGTCGAGCGAGCGCTCGAACGGGCCGAGCGGCGCGAACCGAAGTACCCCGACGAGTAG
- a CDS encoding DUF99 family protein produces the protein MKAGVRALGVAESYRDRTSHLAGTVVRASRVVDGFVFDTCTVGGSDATAAVCAMVDRLAREDVRYLLLAGIAPAWFNVLDLHEIHRHTGLPTLSVTFEDSPGLESAIREAFEDPETVADRLDTYRRQPQRHPVTVTDETVYVRAVGLDDAAAADVVRAFTPEGGRPEPLRVARLAARGLVDADTTGESARE, from the coding sequence GTGAAAGCCGGGGTGCGGGCGCTCGGCGTCGCCGAGTCCTACCGGGACAGGACCAGTCATCTCGCCGGGACAGTCGTCCGCGCGAGTCGCGTCGTCGACGGGTTCGTCTTCGACACCTGTACGGTCGGCGGGAGCGACGCCACCGCCGCCGTCTGTGCGATGGTCGACCGTTTGGCCCGCGAGGACGTGCGCTATCTCTTGCTCGCGGGTATCGCTCCCGCGTGGTTCAACGTCCTCGACCTTCACGAGATTCACCGCCACACCGGCCTGCCGACACTCTCGGTCACGTTCGAGGACTCGCCGGGGCTGGAGTCGGCCATCCGCGAGGCGTTCGAGGACCCCGAGACGGTCGCCGACCGTCTGGACACCTACCGCCGTCAGCCACAGCGCCACCCAGTCACGGTCACCGACGAGACGGTGTACGTCCGCGCGGTCGGCCTCGACGACGCGGCGGCCGCCGACGTGGTGCGCGCGTTCACGCCCGAAGGAGGTCGCCCGGAACCGCTCCGGGTCGCCCGACTGGCGGCCCGCGGACTGGTCGACGCCGACACTACGGGCGAGTCCGCGCGAGAGTGA
- a CDS encoding DUF5786 family protein yields the protein MGFGSYDESEQDNQEYDTDFEDEDGLDAEDNAHEGDVEYEFTASNDELLDRLQDIKGSDDANT from the coding sequence ATGGGGTTCGGGAGCTACGACGAGTCGGAACAAGACAATCAGGAGTACGACACCGACTTCGAAGACGAGGATGGACTCGACGCGGAGGACAACGCCCACGAGGGTGACGTCGAGTACGAGTTCACCGCATCGAACGACGAACTACTAGACCGGTTGCAAGACATCAAAGGGAGCGACGACGCGAACACGTGA
- a CDS encoding ThuA domain-containing protein, producing the protein MASVTVWNEYVHEREDDAVAEVYPDGIHATIADALAERGHETRTATLGEPEHGLTEEVLADTEVLTWWGHAAHDEVDDAVVERVADHVQQGMGLLVLHSAHASKPFKRLLGTPCDLTWREAGERERCWVVDPGHPITDGLGDSIVIEEAEMYGEPFGVPEPDRLVFTSWFEGGEVFRSGCCYRRGRGRIFYFRPGHETYPIYHRADVQRVLDNAVRWATPTPGADAHAGNRNVDPREKL; encoded by the coding sequence ATGGCTTCAGTCACGGTCTGGAACGAGTACGTTCACGAACGCGAAGACGACGCGGTGGCCGAGGTGTACCCCGATGGCATCCACGCCACAATCGCCGACGCCCTCGCCGAACGGGGTCACGAGACGCGCACGGCCACGCTCGGCGAACCCGAACACGGCCTCACGGAGGAAGTCCTCGCCGACACCGAGGTGCTGACGTGGTGGGGCCACGCCGCCCACGACGAGGTGGACGACGCCGTGGTCGAACGGGTCGCCGACCACGTCCAACAGGGGATGGGCCTCCTGGTCCTCCACTCGGCGCACGCCTCGAAACCGTTCAAACGACTGCTGGGGACGCCCTGTGACCTGACGTGGCGCGAGGCGGGCGAGCGCGAGCGGTGTTGGGTCGTCGACCCCGGTCACCCCATCACTGACGGCCTCGGCGACTCCATCGTCATCGAGGAGGCCGAGATGTACGGCGAACCGTTCGGCGTCCCGGAACCGGACCGACTCGTGTTCACGTCGTGGTTCGAGGGCGGCGAGGTGTTCCGGAGCGGGTGCTGTTATCGTCGGGGCCGCGGTCGCATCTTCTACTTCCGGCCGGGCCACGAGACGTATCCCATCTACCACCGCGCGGACGTGCAGCGAGTCCTCGACAACGCCGTCCGGTGGGCGACGCCGACGCCGGGGGCCGACGCCCACGCGGGCAACCGGAACGTCGACCCGCGGGAAAAACTGTAG
- a CDS encoding DUF367 family protein: MELHVRYEGDDDPKKCSARKLARFDLAELHRATRSTPPGIVLNPFAEKALSPADRPTAADGARHDRLVALDCSWETAEREAFDLQGIHRSLPFLVAGNPVNYGTPFQLNTVEAFAGALCILGDREQAEEILSKFSWGHTFLELNEEPLRRYAECADSSEVVAVQDDYLVEE, encoded by the coding sequence GTGGAACTGCACGTTCGCTACGAGGGCGACGACGACCCGAAGAAGTGTAGCGCCCGGAAACTCGCCCGCTTCGACCTCGCCGAGTTACACCGGGCGACCCGGTCGACGCCGCCGGGTATCGTCCTCAACCCCTTCGCCGAGAAAGCCCTGTCGCCCGCCGACCGGCCGACCGCCGCCGACGGCGCGCGCCACGACCGACTGGTGGCGCTGGACTGCTCGTGGGAGACGGCCGAACGCGAGGCGTTCGACCTGCAGGGAATTCACCGCTCGCTCCCCTTTCTGGTCGCGGGAAATCCCGTCAACTACGGGACGCCGTTCCAGTTGAACACCGTCGAGGCGTTCGCGGGGGCGCTGTGCATCCTCGGCGACCGGGAACAGGCCGAGGAGATTCTCTCGAAGTTCTCGTGGGGCCACACCTTCCTCGAACTGAACGAAGAACCCCTACGGCGGTACGCCGAGTGTGCCGATTCGAGCGAGGTGGTCGCGGTGCAGGACGACTATCTGGTCGAGGAGTGA
- a CDS encoding 50S ribosomal protein L40e, which produces MASFEEASDRILNKQICMRCNARNPQRAEQCRKCGYGNLRPKAKEKRSA; this is translated from the coding sequence ATGGCTAGTTTCGAGGAAGCGTCAGACCGAATCCTGAACAAGCAGATTTGCATGCGCTGTAACGCCCGGAACCCCCAGCGCGCCGAGCAGTGCCGGAAGTGCGGCTACGGCAACCTCCGCCCGAAGGCCAAAGAGAAGCGCAGCGCATAA